The following nucleotide sequence is from Streptomyces sp. NBC_01298.
CTCCATGCGGCCAGCGGCTCGCCTGCGCACCCCGGCCAAGGCTTCACGCCTCATGGTTGCGTGTCTAACGCTCCGGCCCCAGATCGTCCAGTCGTCCGACCACTGCCGAAACAGAAGCGGAGCAGCAACGTGAGTACCACCCCAGTCCCTCCACGGAGCACCGACAGTCTCAAGGACCGCGAGACCGCACCGACGTCCGCCCAGGCCGCCCCCTACGCGGTGGCGTGCCGCTTCGACGTCAGCGGCGACATCGCCCTCTTCCTTGAGACCAACCCGAACCTGCCGGGCATGGTGATCGCAGCCCTCCAGAACACGCACAAGGGCTGGAACTATGCCATTCGCGCCCTCAGGGCACCGGCGAGTTCCCTCCCCCGCGGGCCGCGGGGACCTCTCAGCGCAGTCGACGCTGACATCGAGGACCTGAACCTGCGCGCCGGACTCCGCAGCCTCCTCGACGACTACTCCACCCTGCTGGCGGGCCCCGTGCCCGAACATACCCTTCCGCCGCTCGACGTCACTGGCCTCACAGCCACCATCGCCGCCGGTAGCCTCCGATGCCGAACGCTGACCCTCCACGATGCCGCGGGTCGCGAGGCCGGAAGCACCTTCGTGAACCTGCCCCAAGACTGGACTGCCGAACGGTACGAAGGCCCCCTCGCCGATCTCCACCCCGAAGCGCTCAAGGCCGCCCAAAGAGCGCTGCGCACCACCCTCACCCGAATCCGGCGCGCGGAGGCCAACCACCGCGCCTACCGCGACGCCTTCGGATCGGCCCCCCTCACCCTGTCGTCGAGGCTGGACCTTCCCGACCTCATCGCGGAGTGGAGCCAGAACGGGGACGACTGCGGACTCGAACTCTCTCTGCGCACCGCCGACCCCGCGCACTCGTGGCAGGTGCTGCGCCTCCTGGGGGAGTGGCTCGGCAACCTCGAAGAGCGCACCATCGCCGTCACCATGGACGACTGCACCCGGGAGGTGACCGCGACCCTGCGCGGAACCATGCCACTGCACCTCCTGGCATGGGACCGCGCCAGGGCGAGCACCAGCACCTGACCAGCACCCGGACACCATCGGCCCGCCACGTCGCACGACGCGGCGGGCCGAGTCGCACTCCGGGCCCGACCACTCGAACACCACCTGGCAGCTGCCACGAGTTGCCGGGCTAACCCCGCGGCGGGCCACTGTGATCACCGGCGAACAACAGCGCGCCGCGCACCGCGCCGCGTAGCTGCTCGCACCGTTGCGTAGCCCACTCCTCTCACGGGACCGGGCGCTGGCAAGGCACCGAGACTCCGTAGCCATCGGCCGGACCTTCTCACCGACTGCCTCCTCCATCGCACACCACCCCATCCGACCCCGGATCACCCGTGGAGTGCCACCATGGCCACCGACTGGCTGCTCACCCAGAACTCCCGCATGAAGGCGCAGGGAATCTTCAACTGGACCCTGCCCGCATGGGCCGTCACCCTCAAGGACGAGGCCCCCGACGGCACCATCACCACCCGCAACATCAACGTCTGCCCCCAGGCTGGCGTCTGCGCCAAGTTCTGCTACGCCCTCGACGGCGCCTACCGCTACCCCAACGTCCGCCAGCGCCACGAGAACAACCTCCGCCTGGTCCTCGACACCCCCCTGGTCTGGCAAGAGCGCATGGCCGCCGAACTGCGCCACCGCCGGTACTCAGGAGCCGCAATCCGCATCCACGACGCGGGCGATTTCTTCGAGGACTCCTACACCATGCAGTGGCTCGAACTGATACGCGGCGCCCCGCAGGGCCAGACCTTCTACGCCTACACCAAGGAGGTCTCTCGGTTTCAGCGCCTGGTCGAACCCAACTGCCCTGCCAACTTCAAGTTCGTGTACTCCCTGGGCGGCAAGGAGGATCACCTGATCATCAAGGAGCTTGACCGCCACGCCGATGTCTTCCCCGACACGTCGTCGCTCGAAGCGGCGGGCTACTCCTCGCAAGAGGCCTCCGACCTCCTGGCCGTCTTCGGGCCCCCCCGAGTGGGCATGGCGGCGAACCGCCCCCGAAAGGGGCTCAAGGACCACTCCTTCGGCGAGCTCCAAGAGATCGACGACATCAAGGCGGCCGCACGACGCGCCCGCGCCCGCGCCAAGGCCCGCCGCGACAGCAGCTGACTCGGGGCCTGTCGCACCCGCCGGAGCGCACAGGTTCGGCAGCGGTCTCTCAGGCGGGTGTTGCGGACCTTGACCTGCGACTGGTCAAGGTCCCTCCGTCGGCCGCCAAACCAGGCCGGTACGCGACCCATCGCCCACACCAGGAGGTTTCCGCCTTGACCACTGACGGCCCCCAGACTTCCGGGATCCCGCACGATCCAACGACTGCCACCGCGGCACCGGCCGAAGTCCCCATCCTGATCCGTCCTGGATCGGGCCTTGCGGGCCTGCCCGCCCTCGCCACCGTCTACCGAGCAGAGACACAGCTCGGAGCCGGAGAATCCTGGCAGCCCCACAACACGGAGAGCCAA
It contains:
- a CDS encoding GP88 family protein, with amino-acid sequence MATDWLLTQNSRMKAQGIFNWTLPAWAVTLKDEAPDGTITTRNINVCPQAGVCAKFCYALDGAYRYPNVRQRHENNLRLVLDTPLVWQERMAAELRHRRYSGAAIRIHDAGDFFEDSYTMQWLELIRGAPQGQTFYAYTKEVSRFQRLVEPNCPANFKFVYSLGGKEDHLIIKELDRHADVFPDTSSLEAAGYSSQEASDLLAVFGPPRVGMAANRPRKGLKDHSFGELQEIDDIKAAARRARARAKARRDSS